In Dryobates pubescens isolate bDryPub1 chromosome 26, bDryPub1.pri, whole genome shotgun sequence, a single window of DNA contains:
- the PLTP gene encoding phospholipid transfer protein, with the protein MAAGSCLLLLLLPCLAMTSHSTPGCRIRITSKGLDLVKQEGLRFVEQELQNITMSDLHGQEGQFHYNISQVKVTDLQLALSDLHFQPQQHLAFNINNASISLRFRRQLLYWFFYDIGSINASADGVHIHTVLQLAKDKAGRLKISNMSCEASIARMHAGFSGTLRKVYEFLSTFIVTGMRYLLSQQICPSLEHASLVLLNSLLDTVPVRSYVDEHIGIDYSLLQDPAVSTDTLDLDFKGMFFPRARENQELENHAVEPVIKETERMVYVAFSEYFFDSAMQAYFQAGVLAIELQGEKIPKDLEVLLRATFFGTIFMLSPTVDAPLQLVLQVSAPPRCTIKPSGTSVSVSAFLNISMVPPGHPPVQLSSMVLETKLSAKVFLQGKALRMQMDLRRFRIYSKQSALESLAAPLKTLLQLTIMPIINERTKNGVQIPLPEGMDFTKEVVTNHAGFLTVGADLHFSKGLREVIDQYRTVPTVPPATSARPAEPSLGPHQL; encoded by the exons ATGGCTGCcggcagctgcctcctcctcctcctcctgccctgcctggcgaTGACCTCACACAGCACCCCCGGCTGCAGGATCCGGATAACCTCCAAGGGGCTGGATCTGG tgaagcaggaggggctgcgcttcgtggagcaggagctgcagaacatCACAATGTCCGACCTGCACGGGCAGGAGGGGCAGTTCCACTACAACATCAGCCA ggtCAAGGTGACagacctgcagctggcactttcTGACCTGcacttccagcctcagcagcaccttGCCTTCAACATCAACAATGCCTCCATCAGCCTGCGCTTCCGCAGGCAGCTGCTCTACTGGTTCTT CTATGACATTGGGTCCATCAACGCCTCTGCAGACGGCGTCCACATCCACACGGTGCTGCAGCTGGCCAAGGACAAGGCTGGGCGCCTGAAGATCTCCAACATGAGCTGCGAGGCCTCCATCGCCAGGATGCACGCAGGCTTCTCCGGCACGCTGCG GAAGGTCTATGAGTTCTTGAGCACCTTCATTGTCACTGGGATGCGCTACCTCCTCAGCCAGCAG atctgcccatccctggagcacgccagcctggtgctgctgaaCTCCTTGCTGGATACAGTGCCTG tgaggagctaCGTGGATGAGCACATCGGGATTGACTACTCCCTCCTGCAGGATCCAGCTGTCTCCACAGACACCCTGGACCTGGACTTCAAG ggcaTGTTCTTCCCCCGTGCAAGAGAGAACCAGGAGCTGGAGAACCACGCGGTGGAGCCGGTGATCAAGGAGACCGAGCGCATGGTCTACGTCGCCTTCTCGGAGTACTTCTTTGACTCAGCCATGCAGGCTTACTTCCAGGCGGGTGTGCTGGCCATAGAGCTCCAGGGGGAGAAG ATACCCAAGGACCTGGAAGTTTTGCTGAGAGCCACCTTCTTCGGGACCATCTTCATGCTG AGCCCCACGGTGGACgctcccctgcagctggtgctccAGGTGTCGGCTCCACCACGCTGCACCATCAAACCTTCGGGCACCTCCGTCTctgtctctgccttcctcaacaTCTCCATGGTGCCACCGGGCCACCCTCctgtccagctctccagcatgGTCCTG GAAACCAAGCTGAGTGCCAAGGTGTTTCTGCAAGGGAAGGCACTGCGCATGCAGATGGACCTGAGACG GTTTCGCATCTACTCCAAGCAGTCGGCGCTGGAGTCGCTGGCG GCCCCACTGaagaccctgctgcagctgaccaTCATGCCCATCATTAACG AGAGGACTAAAAACGGGGTGCAGATCCCACTGCCCGAAGGCATGGACTTCACCAAGGAGGTGGTCACCAACCACGCG GGATTCCTCACGGTGGGAGCTGACCTCCACTTCTCCAAGGGGCTGCGGGAGGTGATCGACCAGTACCGGACAGTGCCCACTGTCCCCCCTGCCACCAGCGCCCggcctgcagagcccagcctgggcccCCACCAGCtctag
- the PCIF1 gene encoding mRNA (2'-O-methyladenosine-N(6)-)-methyltransferase, with translation MANENHGSPAEEVSLMSHSPGTSNQNQPSSPKPMRLVQDLPDELVQAGWEKCWSKRENRPYYFNRFTNQSLWEMPVLGQHDVISDPLGLNAAPMPLEGGVIDASVESKQRKRRFSEEVPASGNSVKKPKADVPGNAAAQPVPSSPSIPGTSVLKAWCVSPEDKQQAALLRPTEVYWDLDIQTNAVIKQRAPSEVLSPHPEVELLRSQLILKLRQHYRELCQQREGIDPPRESFNRWMLERKVVDKGTDPLLPSDCEPVVSPSMFREIMNDIPIRLSRIKFREEAKRLLFKYAEAAKRLIESRSASPDSRKVVKWNVEDTFSWLRRDHSASKEDYMDRLEHLRKQCGPHVSAAAKDSVEGICSKIYYISLEYVKRIREKHLAILKENNISAEVEAPEVQDRLVYCYPVRLAIPSPPLPSVEMHMENNVACVRYKGEMVKVSRNYFSKLWLLYRYSCIDDSGFEKFLPRVWCLLRRYQMMFGVGLYEGTGLQGALPVHVFEALHKLFGVSFECFASPLNCYFKQYCSAFLDTDGYFGSRGPCLDFFPISGSFEANPPFCEELMDAMVSHFEKLLESSSEPLSFIVFIPEWRDPPTPALTRMEQSKFKRHQLILPAFDHEYRSGSQHVCKKEEMYYKAVHNTAVLFLQNSAGFAKWEPTPERLQELVAAYKHSGRTLSSSSSSSSSSSSSSSTADKERELSREQSSSRETNPN, from the exons ATGGCCAATGAGAATCACGGAAGCCCTGCGGAGGAAGTGTCTCTCATGAGTCACTCACCTGGCACCTCCAACCAgaaccagcccagctcccccaaaCCCATGCGCCTGGTGCAGGACCTGCCAG ATGAGCTGgtgcaggctggctgggagaagtgctggagcaagCGGGAGAATCGCCCCTACTACTTCAACCGCTTCACCAACCAGTCCCTGTGGGAGatgcctgtgctggggcagcacgACGTCATT TCGGACCCGCTGGGACTGAACGCGGCGCCGATGCCGCTGGAAGGTGGAGTGATTGATGCTTCTGTGGAGagcaagcagaggaagaggagattcTCTGAGGAGGTTCCAGCCAGTGGCAACAGTGTCAAAAAGCCCAAG GCTGATGTCCCAGGGAATGCAGCTGCCCAGCcagtccccagctctcccagtatCCCTGGAACCTCTGTCCTGAAGGCATGGTGTGTCTCACCTGAGGAcaaacagcaggcagctctcctgcgACCAACTGA GGTGTATTGGGACCTGGACATCCAGACAAACGCAGTGATCAAGCAGAGGGCGCCCTCAGAAGTGCTTTCTCCACACCCCGAGGTGGAGCTGCTGCGGTCCCAGCTCATCCTCAAGCTGCGGCAGCACTACCGcgagctctgccagcagagggAAG GGATTGACCCCCCAAGGGAGTCCTTTAACCGCTGGATGCTGGAGAGGAAGGTGGTGGATAAAGGGACAGATCCTCTTCTGCCCAGTGACTGCGAGCCAGTAGTGTCTCCTTCCATGTTCAGAGAGATCATGAATGACATTCCCATCAG GTTATCCAGAATCAAGTTCCGGGAGGAGGCCAAGAGGCTGCTTTTCAAATACGCCGAGGCGGCGAAGCGCCTGATCGAGTCCAG GAGTGCTTCACCAGACAGCAGGAAGGTAGTGAAGTGGAACGTGGAGGACACCTTCAGCTGGCTGCGACGGGACCACTCCGCCTCCAAGGAGGACTACATG GACCGCCTGGAGCACTTGCGCAAGCAGTGCGGGCCCCACGTGTCCGCAGCAGCCAAGGACTCCGTGGAAGGCATCTGCAGCAAGATCTACTACATCTCCCTGGAGTATGTCAAGCGGATCCGGGAGAAGCACCTGGCCATCCTCAAGGAGAACAACATCTCCG ctgaggtggaagctcctgagGTGCAGGACAGGCTGGTGTACTGCTACCCAGTGAGGCTggccatcccctccccacccctgcccagcGTGGAGATGCACATGGAGAACAACGTGGCCTGCGTGCGCTACAAGGGCGAGATGGTCAAAGTCAGCCGCAACTACTTCAGCAAGCTG TGGCTCCTCTATCGGTACAGCTGCATCGATGACTCTGGCTTCGAGAAGTTTCTGCCCAGGGTTTGGTGCCTTCTCCGTCGCTATCAG ATGATGTTCGGTGTGGGGCTGTACGAAGGaactgggctgcagggggcgcTGCCCGTGCACGTCTTCGAGGCCCTCCACAAGCTCTTTGGAGTGAGTTTTGAGTGCTTTGCCTCGCCCCTGAACTGCTACTTCAAGCAGTACTGCTCGGCCTTCCTGGACACAGACGGGTATTTCGGATCCAGGGG cccctgcctggatTTCTTCCCTATAAGTGGCTCTTTTGAGGCAAATCCTCCGTTCTGTGAGGAGCTGATGGATGCCATGGTCTCTCACTTTGAG AAACTGCTGGAGAGCTCCAGCGAGCCTCTGTCCTTCATCGTCTTCATCCCCGAGTGGCGGGACCCCCCGACGCCGGCCCTGACCCGCATGGAGCAGAGCAAGTTCAAGCGGCACCAGCTGATCCTGCCGGCCTTCGACCACGAGTACCGCAGCGGCTCCCAGCACGTCTGCAAGAA ggaggagatgtACTACAAGGCCGTGCACAACACGGCCGTGCTCTTCCTGCAGAACAGCGCCGGCTTTGCCAAGTGGGAGCCCACCCCGGAGCGGCTGCAGGAGCTCGTGGCAGCCTACAAGCATTCAGGCCggaccctcagctcctcctcatcctcctcctcctcatcctcctcctcctcttccacggCAGACAAGGAGCGGGAGCTGAGccgagagcagagcagcagccggGAGACCAATCCCAACTAG